The Solibacillus sp. FSL R7-0682 genome includes a window with the following:
- the era gene encoding GTPase Era codes for MQENKDYKSGFVSIVGRPNVGKSTFLNRVIGQKIAIMSDKPQTTRNKVQGVLTQENSQTIFIDTPGIHKPKHKLGEFMLKTSRNALKEVDVIMFMVNAEQAIGKGDEFIIEMLEGNKTPVFLIINKIDLIHPDKLVEIINSYKDKYDFAEIIPISALQGNNVENLLNTIEKYLPEGPQYYPADQVTDHPERFIISELIREKVLHLTREEIPHSIAVVIDRIKPHEEKENMIHVQATIMVERDSQKGIVIGKRGALLKEVGSQARKDIEMLLGSKVYLELWVKVQKDWRNKQTHLRDFGFREDEY; via the coding sequence ATGCAGGAAAATAAAGACTACAAATCGGGATTTGTCTCAATTGTGGGACGTCCGAATGTAGGTAAATCAACATTTTTAAACCGTGTAATCGGTCAAAAAATTGCGATTATGTCAGACAAGCCACAAACAACACGAAATAAAGTACAAGGTGTATTAACACAAGAAAATTCACAGACAATTTTCATCGATACGCCTGGTATTCACAAGCCAAAGCATAAGCTTGGTGAATTCATGCTAAAAACATCTCGTAATGCATTAAAAGAAGTGGACGTTATTATGTTCATGGTCAATGCAGAACAGGCAATCGGTAAAGGTGACGAATTTATAATTGAGATGCTTGAAGGGAATAAAACACCTGTCTTTTTAATTATTAATAAAATTGATTTAATTCACCCAGATAAATTAGTAGAGATTATTAATTCTTATAAAGATAAATATGATTTCGCAGAGATTATTCCGATTTCCGCGCTACAAGGAAACAATGTGGAAAATCTACTTAATACGATTGAAAAGTACTTACCAGAAGGACCACAATACTACCCAGCGGATCAAGTTACAGATCACCCGGAGCGATTTATTATTTCGGAATTGATTCGTGAAAAGGTGCTTCATTTAACGCGTGAAGAAATTCCTCACTCGATTGCTGTTGTAATTGACCGAATTAAACCACATGAAGAAAAGGAAAATATGATTCATGTACAGGCGACAATTATGGTTGAACGTGATTCACAAAAAGGGATTGTAATCGGTAAGCGCGGAGCATTATTAAAAGAAGTTGGTTCACAAGCGCGAAAAGATATCGAAATGTTACTAGGGTCAAAAGTTTATTTAGAACTTTGGGTAAAAGTTCAGAAAGACTGGCGTAACAAGCAAACACATTTACGTGATTTTGGATTTAGAGAAGACGAATATTAA
- a CDS encoding diacylglycerol kinase family protein, whose amino-acid sequence MNARKFIKSFRYAMQGIATATKEQNLRFHLLSAIIVIIAGLLTDLSRTEWVIITLVIALVIGAELFNTAIERVVDLASPQIHPLAKQAKDIAAGAVLVFAGASVIIGLLIFLPKWFSF is encoded by the coding sequence ATGAACGCTCGTAAATTTATCAAATCTTTTCGTTATGCAATGCAGGGGATTGCGACAGCTACAAAAGAGCAAAATTTACGATTTCATCTATTGAGTGCAATCATAGTTATTATTGCAGGTTTATTAACAGACCTAAGTAGAACAGAGTGGGTTATAATTACCCTTGTCATTGCACTTGTTATAGGGGCTGAGTTGTTTAACACCGCAATTGAACGTGTGGTTGACTTAGCTTCCCCTCAAATTCATCCGTTAGCAAAGCAGGCAAAGGATATTGCGGCAGGTGCTGTACTTGTATTTGCGGGGGCAAGTGTTATAATCGGACTACTCATATTTTTACCAAAATGGTTTTCATTTTAA
- a CDS encoding MBL fold metallo-hydrolase has product MIQFENEYLTVFQSVLYQTTTAIVKTDEAIIMTDPNWLPQEVEEIQVYIEQIIGQRKLYIIYTHSDYDHIIGAGAFPNATTIATKAFCDRIDKEAVLQQIHQFDAQYYVERRYPVLYPTVDIVIEQDGQQLQLGETICTFYFAPGHTKDGLFTIIAPLGILLAGDYLSNVEFPFVENVNEYMSTLHKVQALFDNHQFSTLVPGHGATTDDEQQIMRRIQQSLEYLILLRTNMDLEPMLKERYLFYNGLKAMHVHNKATI; this is encoded by the coding sequence ATGATTCAATTTGAAAATGAATATTTAACTGTGTTTCAAAGTGTGCTCTATCAAACAACGACAGCAATTGTTAAAACAGATGAGGCTATAATAATGACTGACCCTAACTGGCTTCCACAGGAAGTAGAGGAAATTCAAGTCTATATTGAGCAAATTATCGGACAACGCAAGCTTTATATTATTTATACCCATAGTGATTATGACCATATTATCGGAGCCGGCGCGTTTCCAAATGCAACAACCATTGCAACGAAGGCGTTTTGTGATCGCATTGATAAGGAGGCGGTACTACAACAAATCCATCAGTTTGATGCACAGTACTATGTAGAACGTCGCTATCCTGTTCTTTATCCTACAGTTGATATTGTAATTGAACAGGACGGGCAACAACTGCAGCTAGGGGAAACAATTTGTACATTTTATTTTGCTCCAGGACATACGAAAGATGGTTTGTTTACGATTATAGCACCCCTTGGTATTTTGCTAGCAGGTGATTATTTATCGAATGTCGAATTCCCGTTCGTCGAAAATGTAAATGAATATATGTCGACACTTCATAAAGTACAAGCATTATTTGATAATCATCAATTTTCGACACTCGTTCCAGGGCATGGTGCTACGACAGACGATGAACAGCAAATTATGCGTCGTATTCAACAATCGTTGGAATATTTAATTTTACTTCGAACAAATATGGACCTAGAACCAATGTTAAAGGAACGGTATCTTTTTTATAATGGACTAAAAGCAATGCACGTGCACAATAAAGCAACTATCTAG
- a CDS encoding HD family phosphohydrolase, with product MIEKIKKLIQLISFRTFLVIVLLLTALLQFFLMLDNVRGVTYDIQLTELSPETIRSVKTIEDTVKTELEKDDAEESVEPVYVLNEDIPNQRKLFVTTIFDIVLDVKKEIAAEEEISPTEEVTLLRTKLKDIVENQPTLAFSDAQLMNLLAATTLQVEVTRNTLTNLIETNLERPLRKDNVTSYRNEIENKIRQHAGISENLMSIAVMIGRAAVVETEILNEEKTELAKQQARASVEPTRILQGQIIVQEGEVVTREIYRQLELLGMLDNKTSIKPIVGLFILIFLQMVFLFTLFDRSKKELSKKRNELLVTVIVYGISLVTMKLIGLIASNFDVMLAFVYPTAMATMLVRVLANDRAASVVTVLLAASAGIIFHEGYAAVLQMDAALYIIFGGFASIIFMRSLEKRADFLQAVSIVTLVNVTFITFYLLMAQSGYGIKEISFYIVAAIISGLLSGALTMGLLPYFESAFGLLSTLRLIELSNPNHPLLKKVLTETPGTYHHSIMVANLAEAACEAIGADGLLARVGCYYHDVGKTRRPMFFIENQMGANPHDSMSPESSAEIIIAHTTDGAELLRKHKMPQEIIDICLQHHGTSVLKFFLFKAKEEGKRLDESVFRYPGPKPQTKEAAIISIADSVEAAVRSMHQPSAEKIQKLVQSIIQDRVQDDQFDECDISLKELKIIEDVLCETLNGTFHSRIEYPK from the coding sequence ATGATAGAAAAAATTAAAAAGCTAATCCAGTTAATAAGTTTCCGTACATTTTTAGTTATAGTGCTTTTACTTACGGCATTGTTACAGTTCTTTTTAATGTTAGATAATGTACGCGGTGTTACATATGATATCCAGTTAACTGAGCTGTCACCCGAAACGATACGCTCGGTTAAAACGATTGAAGATACAGTAAAGACAGAGCTTGAAAAAGATGATGCAGAGGAATCTGTGGAGCCTGTCTATGTTCTGAACGAAGACATACCAAATCAACGAAAACTGTTTGTGACGACGATTTTTGATATTGTTTTAGACGTGAAGAAAGAAATTGCTGCCGAGGAAGAAATTTCGCCAACAGAAGAAGTGACGCTTTTACGCACAAAATTAAAAGATATAGTAGAAAATCAACCAACTCTTGCATTTTCAGATGCTCAGCTTATGAATTTATTAGCAGCTACAACTTTGCAAGTAGAAGTTACAAGAAATACATTAACGAATTTAATCGAGACGAATTTAGAGCGTCCGTTACGTAAAGATAACGTTACCTCTTACCGTAATGAAATCGAAAATAAAATTCGGCAACACGCAGGGATTTCAGAAAATTTAATGAGTATAGCTGTAATGATTGGTCGTGCAGCAGTTGTTGAGACTGAAATTTTAAATGAGGAAAAAACGGAGCTTGCGAAACAGCAGGCTAGGGCATCTGTAGAGCCTACGCGTATTTTACAAGGACAAATTATTGTACAAGAGGGCGAAGTTGTTACGCGTGAAATTTATCGTCAGCTTGAGTTACTAGGAATGCTAGACAATAAAACATCGATTAAACCAATCGTAGGCTTATTTATATTAATTTTTTTACAAATGGTATTTCTATTTACGTTGTTTGATCGCTCGAAAAAGGAACTATCTAAAAAGCGAAATGAATTACTCGTAACTGTTATTGTTTATGGAATTTCTCTAGTTACGATGAAGTTAATTGGCTTAATTGCATCTAATTTTGATGTAATGCTTGCATTTGTCTATCCAACTGCAATGGCAACAATGCTCGTACGTGTTTTGGCGAATGATCGTGCTGCAAGCGTAGTGACGGTGTTATTAGCAGCTTCAGCAGGGATTATTTTCCACGAAGGCTATGCGGCTGTATTGCAAATGGATGCAGCACTCTATATTATATTTGGCGGTTTCGCATCAATTATTTTTATGCGAAGTTTAGAGAAACGTGCAGATTTCTTACAAGCAGTAAGTATTGTAACGCTAGTGAATGTAACATTTATCACTTTTTATTTACTCATGGCACAGTCAGGTTATGGCATAAAAGAAATATCGTTTTATATTGTAGCTGCTATTATTTCTGGTTTGCTATCAGGTGCATTAACGATGGGCCTATTACCTTATTTTGAATCAGCATTTGGTTTATTGTCTACATTAAGATTGATTGAGTTATCCAATCCAAATCACCCGTTATTAAAGAAAGTTTTAACGGAAACACCTGGAACGTATCATCATAGTATTATGGTGGCGAATTTAGCAGAAGCTGCGTGTGAGGCAATAGGTGCGGATGGCTTGCTTGCACGCGTTGGCTGTTATTATCATGATGTTGGAAAAACACGCAGACCAATGTTTTTCATCGAAAATCAAATGGGAGCAAATCCACATGATTCTATGTCGCCGGAAAGTAGTGCAGAAATCATTATTGCACATACAACAGATGGTGCAGAGCTGTTACGTAAGCATAAGATGCCGCAAGAAATTATAGATATTTGCTTACAGCATCATGGTACAAGCGTTTTAAAATTTTTCTTGTTTAAGGCAAAGGAAGAAGGGAAACGACTGGATGAAAGTGTATTCCGTTATCCAGGTCCTAAGCCGCAGACAAAGGAAGCTGCAATTATTAGTATTGCAGATAGTGTAGAGGCAGCTGTACGCTCAATGCATCAACCGAGTGCAGAAAAGATTCAAAAGCTTGTACAATCGATTATTCAAGATCGGGTACAGGATGATCAATTTGATGAATGTGATATTTCATTAAAGGAATTAAAAATTATTGAAGATGTATTATGTGAAACATTGAATGGGACGTTCCACTCGCGCATTGAATATCCAAAGTAA
- the ybeY gene encoding rRNA maturation RNase YbeY, whose protein sequence is MLLIDFLDETNEVQDSHIELVEKLLQHAALHEGIEDGSEVSITFVTNEAIHEINREYRDKDQPTDVISFALEELGEGEVQIIGEGIPRVLGDIIISTDRTKEQAADFGHTFERELGFLAVHGFLHLLGYDHMTEADEKIMFGKQDAILESYGLGRDTNERS, encoded by the coding sequence ATGTTATTAATTGATTTTTTAGATGAAACAAATGAAGTGCAAGATTCACATATTGAATTAGTAGAAAAACTACTACAACACGCGGCTCTACACGAAGGAATTGAGGATGGTTCGGAAGTTTCGATTACGTTTGTAACAAATGAAGCTATTCACGAAATTAATCGTGAGTATCGTGATAAGGATCAACCGACAGACGTTATTTCCTTTGCTTTAGAGGAATTAGGTGAAGGGGAAGTGCAAATTATTGGCGAAGGGATTCCTCGTGTTCTTGGGGATATTATTATTTCGACAGATCGAACGAAAGAGCAGGCTGCAGACTTTGGTCATACATTTGAACGTGAACTAGGTTTTTTAGCAGTGCATGGCTTTTTACATTTGTTAGGCTATGACCATATGACCGAAGCAGACGAAAAAATAATGTTTGGGAAACAAGATGCAATTTTAGAATCATACGGCTTAGGTCGTGACACAAATGAACGCTCGTAA
- a CDS encoding HAD family hydrolase yields the protein MKYQTVLFDLDGTLVDPKEGITKSVQFSLKKMGITVDTLQQLEAFIGPPLQLSFKELYGFSDGQADEAINYYRERYKPIGIYENTVYEGIIPLLQQLKSSGCQLAIATSKPTIFAEKIAEHYHFIQYFDCIVGSELDGTRTLKAEVIEEALRQLGNPKLSTCVMIGDRKYDMIGAQSNTMDCIGVTYGYGSELELKETNLTQIVHTVEELHNKLLK from the coding sequence ATGAAGTATCAGACAGTTTTATTTGATTTAGACGGTACATTAGTCGATCCAAAAGAGGGAATTACAAAAAGTGTCCAGTTTTCTTTAAAAAAAATGGGTATTACAGTTGACACATTGCAACAATTAGAAGCCTTTATCGGCCCTCCATTGCAACTTTCGTTTAAGGAACTGTATGGTTTTTCTGACGGGCAGGCTGACGAAGCGATAAATTATTATAGAGAGCGCTATAAACCAATCGGGATTTATGAAAATACTGTATACGAAGGGATTATTCCTTTATTACAGCAATTAAAGTCTTCAGGCTGTCAATTAGCAATTGCGACATCTAAGCCAACTATCTTCGCTGAAAAAATTGCGGAACACTATCACTTTATTCAATATTTTGATTGTATCGTTGGGAGTGAATTAGACGGGACACGTACACTAAAGGCAGAAGTGATTGAGGAAGCACTTCGTCAATTAGGAAATCCTAAACTTTCAACATGTGTTATGATAGGAGATCGAAAATACGATATGATTGGTGCTCAGTCGAATACGATGGATTGCATTGGTGTCACTTACGGTTATGGATCAGAGCTGGAATTAAAGGAGACAAATTTGACGCAAATTGTACATACTGTGGAAGAATTACATAATAAATTATTAAAATAA
- a CDS encoding cytidine deaminase: protein MNMEPLLAESKIARERAYVPYSKFKVGAALLAEDGKVYHGCNIENAGYSMTNCAERTAFFKAISEGVMNFKAIAIVADTPGPCSPCGACRQVMAEFCTPEMPVYLTNMNGDVQETTVAELLPGAFKTEDMKNAGK, encoded by the coding sequence ATGAACATGGAGCCATTACTAGCAGAATCAAAAATTGCACGTGAGAGAGCATATGTACCTTATTCAAAATTTAAGGTAGGGGCAGCTTTACTGGCAGAAGACGGAAAAGTATACCACGGATGTAATATTGAAAATGCAGGATATAGTATGACAAACTGCGCTGAACGTACAGCTTTTTTTAAAGCGATTTCTGAAGGCGTAATGAATTTCAAGGCGATTGCTATTGTAGCAGATACACCAGGACCATGCTCACCATGTGGGGCATGTCGCCAAGTAATGGCAGAGTTTTGCACACCAGAAATGCCCGTATATTTAACAAATATGAATGGGGACGTGCAAGAAACAACGGTAGCAGAACTTCTACCTGGCGCTTTTAAAACGGAGGATATGAAAAATGCAGGAAAATAA
- a CDS encoding glycine--tRNA ligase → MAEKSMETIVSLAKHRGFVFPGSDIYGGLANTWDYGPLGVELKNNVKKAWWQKFVQESEYNVGLDAAILMNPKAWVASGHVGNFNDPMIDCKACKARHRADKLIEDASLTKTGKEIIVDGMTFDQMKAKMEELEVACPDCGKIDFTDIRQFNLMFKTFQGVTESSSNEIYLRPETAQGIFVNFKNVQRSMRKRTPFGIAQVGKSFRNEITPGNFTFRTREFEQMELEFFCKPGEDLEWHSYWKNFCKDWLLNLGMKEDSMRLRDHEEDELSHYSNATTDIEFRFPFGWGELWGIADRTDFDLKQHMEHSGEDFTYIDPVTNERYVPYCIEPSLGADRVTLAFLCDAYDEEVLEGDDKRTVLRFHPALAPFKAAVLPLSKKLSEEAGDVWAELRKAFPVDFDESQSIGKRYRRQDEIGTPFCITYDFDSKEDGQVTVRHRDSMEQIRMPISEVKAYIEKHLQF, encoded by the coding sequence ATGGCAGAAAAATCAATGGAAACAATCGTATCTTTAGCAAAGCATCGTGGTTTTGTATTCCCAGGCTCTGATATATACGGAGGTTTAGCAAATACTTGGGATTACGGTCCACTAGGTGTCGAATTAAAAAACAACGTTAAAAAAGCTTGGTGGCAAAAATTCGTTCAAGAATCTGAATACAATGTTGGTCTTGATGCAGCAATCTTAATGAACCCTAAAGCTTGGGTTGCATCAGGTCACGTTGGTAACTTCAACGACCCAATGATTGACTGTAAGGCTTGTAAAGCACGTCATCGTGCAGATAAGTTAATCGAGGATGCTTCTTTAACGAAGACTGGCAAAGAAATTATCGTAGATGGTATGACATTTGATCAAATGAAGGCAAAAATGGAAGAGCTTGAAGTAGCATGTCCTGATTGCGGTAAAATTGACTTCACTGACATCCGTCAGTTCAATTTAATGTTCAAAACATTCCAAGGTGTTACAGAAAGTTCTTCAAACGAAATTTATTTACGTCCTGAGACAGCACAAGGTATTTTCGTAAACTTTAAGAACGTACAACGTTCAATGCGTAAGCGTACACCATTTGGTATCGCACAAGTTGGTAAATCATTCCGTAACGAAATTACTCCAGGTAACTTCACGTTCCGTACACGTGAGTTCGAGCAAATGGAGCTTGAATTCTTCTGTAAACCAGGTGAAGACCTAGAATGGCACTCTTACTGGAAAAACTTCTGTAAAGATTGGTTATTAAACCTTGGTATGAAAGAAGATTCTATGCGTTTACGTGACCATGAGGAAGATGAATTATCTCACTACTCAAATGCGACAACGGATATCGAATTCCGCTTCCCATTTGGTTGGGGAGAGCTATGGGGTATCGCTGACCGTACAGACTTCGACTTAAAACAACATATGGAACATTCTGGTGAGGACTTCACATATATCGACCCAGTAACAAATGAGCGTTACGTACCATATTGCATCGAGCCATCGTTAGGAGCTGACCGTGTAACGTTAGCATTCTTATGCGATGCTTATGATGAAGAGGTGCTTGAAGGTGATGATAAGCGTACGGTATTACGCTTCCACCCAGCTTTAGCACCATTCAAAGCAGCAGTCTTACCATTATCGAAAAAATTATCAGAAGAAGCTGGCGATGTGTGGGCAGAATTACGTAAAGCATTCCCTGTAGATTTTGATGAATCACAATCAATCGGGAAACGCTACCGTCGACAAGATGAAATTGGTACACCATTCTGTATCACATACGACTTCGATTCTAAAGAAGACGGTCAAGTAACAGTACGCCACCGTGACTCTATGGAACAAATCCGTATGCCTATTTCAGAAGTAAAAGCATATATCGAAAAACATTTACAATTTTAA
- the recO gene encoding DNA repair protein RecO, with product MLHKWEGIVLKARAYGESNKIVTLMTREAGKVACMARGAKKPTSRLSGVTQPFMHGSFLVQRTTGMGTMQQGEHFNAMRHIQTDIMATAYASYIVEIVDRLVEEGNPEPFAFEVLIQALNAIEEGYDPEAIALFVDWKMLPYAGIQPILHACAGCGAVDGEFAFSFSQGGFLCHRCFHLDPYIIRLSPTQLKLIRMFYMMPIEQVGKLNLKPQTKQFIKKIVTTIYEEQTGIRLKSRSFIEQLERTPLLQREQKQDE from the coding sequence ATGCTACATAAATGGGAAGGCATCGTATTAAAAGCGCGTGCGTATGGTGAATCGAATAAAATTGTTACCCTTATGACACGTGAAGCAGGCAAAGTTGCATGTATGGCACGTGGAGCAAAGAAGCCGACAAGTCGTTTATCAGGTGTCACACAGCCGTTTATGCACGGCTCTTTTTTAGTACAGCGAACAACTGGAATGGGTACGATGCAACAGGGAGAGCATTTTAATGCGATGCGTCATATTCAAACAGATATAATGGCAACGGCCTATGCTAGTTATATTGTTGAAATAGTGGACCGACTTGTGGAAGAGGGGAATCCAGAGCCATTTGCATTTGAAGTGTTAATTCAAGCATTAAATGCAATTGAAGAAGGCTATGACCCTGAGGCAATTGCGTTATTTGTAGATTGGAAGATGTTACCCTATGCAGGTATTCAGCCAATTTTACATGCTTGTGCTGGGTGTGGTGCAGTCGACGGTGAGTTTGCCTTTTCATTTTCACAAGGGGGGTTTTTATGCCATCGTTGCTTCCATTTAGATCCATATATTATTCGTTTGTCACCAACTCAGCTTAAGCTAATTCGAATGTTTTATATGATGCCAATAGAGCAAGTTGGAAAATTAAATTTAAAGCCACAAACGAAGCAATTTATTAAAAAAATTGTGACGACAATTTATGAGGAACAAACGGGTATCCGATTGAAATCACGAAGCTTTATCGAACAATTAGAGCGTACGCCATTATTGCAGCGAGAACAAAAACAAGACGAGTGA
- a CDS encoding CapA family protein: protein MLNSLNKFLLGLWIVSLTVLIFVVLNIDKQPNIEMVEGKEINPNPNPNEQQIQVNQQLEEPLEVTQPVNAVQEEPKIMKESVRLAMLGDILLHLRLAQYKDFTSSFKFVSPIMQSYDYLIANQESLPVGNKYALSGYPQFSSPPHIIRDMQNAGVDMVTIANNHTVDKGEGGVRTLFENLESYHMPYVGAYQSNEDAMQHRVIELGSIKIGMLAYTYGTNGLYLPKGSPFIINYFDEAKMTADIERLKKEVDVVAVSMHWGTEYVTHENDYQRHMTNVLNQAGADVVFGTHPHVLQPYKRVVNEQGHETHVFYSLGNFFSTILIVPDTMIGGIGSLEITKEGETVSIGNPQFDATTVLKDSDGIYRIYPLKDVEDRAVQNLQWVKTVLGEEVTVY, encoded by the coding sequence GTGTTGAACTCGTTAAATAAATTCTTGCTAGGACTGTGGATCGTCTCACTTACTGTTTTAATTTTTGTCGTATTAAATATAGATAAGCAACCAAATATTGAAATGGTAGAGGGGAAAGAAATTAATCCGAATCCGAATCCAAATGAACAACAAATACAAGTTAATCAGCAACTAGAAGAACCACTAGAAGTAACTCAGCCTGTTAATGCTGTGCAAGAGGAACCGAAAATTATGAAAGAATCTGTGCGGCTGGCAATGCTAGGAGATATACTCTTACACTTACGACTCGCACAATACAAGGATTTTACGTCTTCATTTAAATTTGTATCTCCGATCATGCAAAGCTATGATTATTTAATTGCCAATCAAGAATCCTTGCCAGTCGGAAATAAATATGCATTAAGTGGTTATCCACAATTTTCTAGCCCACCTCATATTATTCGCGATATGCAAAATGCAGGGGTTGATATGGTTACGATAGCGAATAATCATACAGTTGACAAAGGAGAGGGTGGCGTTCGAACGTTATTTGAAAATCTCGAAAGCTACCATATGCCTTATGTAGGGGCTTATCAATCAAATGAAGATGCAATGCAGCATCGCGTTATAGAACTTGGATCAATAAAAATTGGAATGCTTGCCTATACGTACGGAACGAATGGCTTATATTTACCGAAAGGCTCCCCTTTCATTATTAATTATTTTGATGAGGCGAAAATGACAGCTGATATAGAACGATTAAAAAAAGAAGTGGATGTCGTAGCTGTTTCGATGCACTGGGGAACTGAATACGTAACACACGAAAACGACTACCAGCGTCATATGACAAATGTATTAAATCAAGCAGGGGCAGATGTTGTATTTGGTACACACCCCCATGTTCTACAGCCTTATAAGAGGGTAGTAAATGAGCAAGGACACGAAACGCATGTTTTCTATTCCTTAGGTAATTTCTTCTCAACAATTTTAATCGTTCCTGACACGATGATTGGTGGAATAGGTAGCTTAGAAATTACAAAAGAAGGGGAAACTGTATCAATTGGCAATCCACAATTCGATGCGACAACTGTATTAAAGGATTCAGATGGTATTTATCGTATTTATCCTTTAAAGGACGTGGAAGATCGGGCTGTACAAAATTTGCAATGGGTTAAAACTGTTTTAGGCGAGGAAGTCACTGTTTATTAG
- a CDS encoding EcsC family protein, whose protein sequence is MESHAQLQNYLQTILKWEKDQSGLWFWEKIGRLPFKLLDKLTPKIIQEKIATLIDELVSYVQTGGKYLVSEKAMLQHIQKQTLHSISTLDDIKQMPIADMVEISEKLQKNRAKIATVQGASTGFGGVFTLAIDIPMILGIALKTLQEIAFIHGYEPQNKNERIFIVKCLQFASSDIVGKEAILKELAQSFEQPKASENMVSQLQGWQEVFYTYRDNFGMKKLLQMIPVAGMLFGAFINKSMIEDIAEAGMMLYRKRRVLERMNALETINND, encoded by the coding sequence GTGGAATCTCATGCACAATTACAAAACTATTTACAAACAATACTAAAGTGGGAAAAGGATCAAAGCGGCTTATGGTTTTGGGAAAAAATTGGTCGTCTACCCTTTAAATTATTAGATAAGTTAACACCAAAGATCATCCAAGAAAAAATCGCAACGTTAATTGATGAACTAGTGAGCTATGTTCAAACAGGTGGAAAATATTTAGTGAGCGAAAAGGCAATGCTACAGCATATTCAAAAGCAAACATTGCATTCAATATCGACACTAGATGATATTAAACAAATGCCAATAGCTGATATGGTAGAAATAAGTGAGAAGCTACAAAAAAATCGTGCAAAAATCGCTACGGTACAAGGAGCTTCAACTGGTTTTGGTGGGGTTTTTACGTTAGCGATTGATATTCCTATGATATTAGGTATTGCTTTAAAAACTTTACAAGAAATTGCATTTATACATGGATATGAACCTCAAAATAAAAACGAGCGTATTTTTATCGTCAAATGTTTACAGTTCGCTTCTTCTGATATTGTCGGAAAAGAGGCGATTTTAAAGGAGTTAGCACAAAGTTTTGAGCAGCCAAAAGCTTCCGAAAACATGGTATCCCAACTACAGGGATGGCAAGAAGTGTTTTATACGTACCGAGACAATTTCGGTATGAAAAAGTTACTTCAAATGATTCCTGTGGCAGGTATGCTATTTGGAGCATTTATTAATAAATCTATGATTGAAGATATCGCAGAAGCAGGAATGATGCTTTATCGAAAGCGTCGTGTGCTTGAACGCATGAATGCCTTAGAAACAATAAATAATGATTAA